The Pedobacter ginsengisoli region GGCTATACCCTTCCAGCTTCCCCCAACTATAGGTCCTATTTTTCCGGAAAATGACCCTAAAATTCCTCTCTTAATCTTTGCCATAATATTTATAATTTTCGTTTCTATTTTTGGGTCATATAATTTATCAGCTTCTATACTGTTTTTGAAAAGTATCAAAAGAGCGTGTTTTCAGGCCTGGGTCTAGGAGAGTCTGACCTGAGTCTGAGTTGACTCTTAGGGTTTATTTACTTCAACAAGATCTCATTAATTACCATTTGATGCCTTTTGGTTTTAGAAAATAAAGTAAGGAATATTTATTTACTTTTGGCAGTGGTAGGGGGTGTAACACCCTTGATGTAATATGACCCAAAATCTTAGCCAGAAAGCCCCATTGGGCATTTTATTTTTCTCGAAAAAAAGAAATTATTTTCTATTTTAGACGATAACAAACATAAACTAGAACCACTATAAACAAATTAACTATGGATACTAAAGATCGCAGAAGTTTTCTCAAAGATTTAGGAATGTTATCTGCAGCAGCAGGACTTTCTTCTTTAATTCCGTTCGACACACTGGCGTTCTCTAAAAAAGAATTTTTCAGTATATCTTTAGCTCAGTGGTCGTTGCATAAATCATTGTTTGGCGGTAAGCTAACAAACCTAGAGTTCCCTATAAAAGCTAAAAAAGATTTCGGTATTGATATAGTTGAGTATGTAAGCCCATTTTTTAATAAAAAAGAGACTGATTCGGCGTACCTGAAAGAACTGAAAGGTATAACCCAGGGCGAAGGAATTCAAAATCACCTGATTATGATTGATGGCGAAGGCGAATTGGGTAATCTTGATGAAAAAGCACGTAAAATAGCCATCGAAAATCACTATAAATGGGTAGATGCAGCTAAGGTGCTTGGCTGCAAAACAATTCGTGTAAATGCAGCAGGAAATGGATCTGAACAAGATGTAAAAACGGCAGTGGTTGATGGCTTAGGCAGGCTTACTGAATATGGTAAACAAAATAAGATCAACATTATAGTAGAAAATCATGGAGGGTATTCTTCTGATGGAAAATGGTTGTCGGATGTGATGAAGCAGGTAAACAGCCCTTATTGTGGTACACTGCCTGATTTTGGAAACTTTAGAGTAAGTGCAGACAGAGTGTATGATATGTATCAGGGAGTAACCGACCTGGTTCCATTTGCAAAAGGAATTAGCGCAAAAACCTTTAATTTTAATGAAAAGGGTGATGAAAAAGATATCGACTACGATCGCATGTTTAAAATTATTAAAGATGCAAAATGGAGCGGTATTGTAGGGATTGAATATGAAGGTGATGGTTTGTCGGAAGATGAGGGAATCAAAAAAACAAAAGATCTATTGCTTAGGATACAGAAGCAATATAAATAAACTAAAAAAGAGGCCGTATCATTAATCAAAATCACAGTTCTTAAACAGAATTTAATTCTGAACACCCTCTAACAAGAATAAAAAGACAATAAAAAACAGCAAGTTTCTATTT contains the following coding sequences:
- a CDS encoding sugar phosphate isomerase/epimerase family protein translates to MDTKDRRSFLKDLGMLSAAAGLSSLIPFDTLAFSKKEFFSISLAQWSLHKSLFGGKLTNLEFPIKAKKDFGIDIVEYVSPFFNKKETDSAYLKELKGITQGEGIQNHLIMIDGEGELGNLDEKARKIAIENHYKWVDAAKVLGCKTIRVNAAGNGSEQDVKTAVVDGLGRLTEYGKQNKINIIVENHGGYSSDGKWLSDVMKQVNSPYCGTLPDFGNFRVSADRVYDMYQGVTDLVPFAKGISAKTFNFNEKGDEKDIDYDRMFKIIKDAKWSGIVGIEYEGDGLSEDEGIKKTKDLLLRIQKQYK